The Coccidioides posadasii str. Silveira chromosome 2, complete sequence genomic interval TCAACTCCTTTGCGACCAGCTAAGAGCACTGGAGCACTTCCAATTTAAAGGTAACTTTTTGGTGTGGTATCTACTGGTGGTGTATGCAGTTATAATTCACTGGCCTGTGGGCAGGAGGGCTGCTAGGCGGATAGTGGATcgtctgtacggagtagactcAAGTATATTCGTAGTTAAGAGGCAGCAGGCTCCGCTGAATTGAGTCCATCCTTGTCTGGAGGTGAGGAAGCAAACAGTCCAAACGAATGCGGGATTGCATTGCCGGGTTGAACAAGGGATGGGGTTGTGCAGAGGAGATCAAGTGTGTAAAGGTAGAGGAGATCACTGGGTTCTCCCCGTGCAGGCTTGATAGAAAGGAAGGCCCGGGCTACTTCATACTGAGTCCAGGCCTGGGAATCGGTTTGAAGCTATACTCCTTGGTGACTCCGCACTTCCCCGTACTTAATTAGTtaattacggagtacctggAAGGCTAGTTACCTAACGCACTGCCCAGAGAGTTCCTCCGCTCGGACTAACTTACCCTTTTGGACCAAGAAATGAAACCTCCATAGGCATTCTCGACTCTGACTCGATTTACATACTTTGGAAGACCCTTCCAGGTCTATTTTACTTTATTTAACCCTTCAATTCTGTATTCAAAACAATGTCTGGTGTTAATGTTTTCTTCAATTAAGTCCTCATAGCTTGGATGTGGTGGTTCTCTTCTCTACAGAAGGATTCCTCTGTGCTTCTTTCCGCGCAAATCCCATCCAACCAAACACCAGGTGCTGGTTGTGTGTTCCAACATATGAAATTCTCTATTCTTCCTATCTCCATTGCGGGCTCAATGAATATTTGTACTTGAGATCTCATGTGCCATGGCACCCATTGAGGGCCAGGATGCCCCTTTGAAAGCAACAGTACATGGATCGCAGCAAAGTTTGAAAACAGAGGCACAACCTCCCACACTCACCAACcatattctctctctcttctcacGTTGCAATTCAAGCTCTTTTGTTGCCATTACTGGAGGCTTATTTGCTTGCTTGTATGTTGTGTTTGGGCGATTGGCGTTGCTTTTCATTGGTGCTGTTGGCGGCGCAATATTACATGCTTGGTGGGAGGAATGGAACGATAGCCCTGGCGAGAACAAGGCCAATGAGGCGCTTCGAAGGCGCCGGGAGCTGGGCATCGAACTTGCCGAACGGCTGATGCGATCGGACGTAATATCAATGGAATCGACTCCGGCTGAGCATCCATCTGTTGCTAAGATACAGAATGGTGAGCCCGATCTTTCCACATTGCATCCTGCCCCAGCCGCAGCTTTGGAAGCGGTCGTGAATGCTGTAATCAAAGACTATATCCGGTGAGCTTGCTTGATCACACATAAATCCGCACCATGAGACTGAAGACCCTGCAGGTGGTGGTATGACCCAATTTTGCCTTCTGAAACAAATTTTCCGCGCGCATGTCGCGAGTCTCTGGTCAGCTTTATCCATTCTGTGTCTGTCCACCTTTCACGCAAGAGGCCTGCGGAACTTTTTCTTCAATTCGTTATGAATTCTTCCTCGATCATGATTGTGTTTTTGAGCGAGATATCCATTGCTCTTGGCCCCGCAAATGCAAATGCTACCTCTGTAGCCGATGCTATAAATATATACCTAGAGGAGTTCCCGGAGAGTGGTCTAGCAAATATTGTCTCCATTGAAGAACAGCGAAAACGGCTGAGAGTTATGGCTAGTGAACTGCTGAAAAACTTCCTTGATTCGACTGCCTACGACTGTGCGCCGGTACAAATTTTTCTCCGCGAAATAGTCACGGGAGTGATATTCGAATCCATTATCAAAACGTGTTCGGCACCGGATTATATAAACGGCTGGATCATTCATCTACTTGAAGGAGGCGAGCCCGAATTTATCAATGCGATAGATGCTGGATTGGATGCCCTGGACAAAGTTAGTGACACGCAACTGAACCCTGGACCCACAGACATTTCACCGGCGCACGGCGACCCAGATTCAATAATAACCGATCGAGAGTCACCAAACCCCAAGACCCGTCATAATTTGGCCACAACGGTGTTGACCGGATCTGATCCAATGGGGGTTCCGAGTACAGATGAAAGCGGAAAGGCACATTGCAGAAACCAAAGTATTAATGGCATGGTGAGTCCTGAAAACACGGTAGTCCAACATGAAAAGATGGGAAATCATAGCGAGGCTCTTTGCCAGGCAACTTCTGCTACATTGGATAGTGGTGAAGGGGTAAGTTCTGGGATCATCAGACTGCCTACTTTCACTACAATAGAAGGTGCCTCCGTGTCTCCGGGCTCTATGGATGGCTGTCACATTTCAAAAGCTTCCAATGGAACCTCTCCTCTCATCCAAAATAGAGGTCATACTCCCTCAGCCGAAGCACTGGCTGCCACACCGTCCGCAGCAAAATTACTTCATGCGTCGATATCAATTCTTGAGGACTTTGCTACACACGATGATGGAATCATGCGTTCCAAGCCTACCACCGAATATCTAGTACAAGTCGAGCCCAAATGCTCTCATCTCTCTGGCTGGATGATTGCAAGGCAATACACCGACTTTGAATCGCTTCATGAGACTTTACGGCGCATATCGGTAGTTTCCGGCGTCACTCAATTTTCAATGCGACATCCTAATCTGCCGGATTGGAAAAATCGCAATGCGGAGGACTTGCGTGGACTCCTTGAAAATTACTTACAAGACGCGTTACATCATGAAGCCCTTGCTGAATCTGAAGGTTTGAAAAGGTTTTTCGAGAAAGGGTTGGGGGCTGGTTTTCCATCCATTTCCGTTCCGACGAGGATTGGTTCTGTTTTCCGCAATCCTGCAGTACTGGAAAACATGGGCAAGGGGGTTTTGGGAGTTATAAGTACTGCCCCTAAGGGGGTCGCTGAAGGGGGGAAAGCGGTGCTTGGAGGTGTATCCGGCTTTTTTGGTTCTACAGCCTCCGGGGCGAAGAGAAGACGGGCCGAAAGCCCAACATCTCGAAGTCGGCCAGAATTCGAGGAAACGATAGCAGACCATGCCAAGTCCGCAATCACTGAATCTCATTGGGATCGCTCCAGCCGACCTGAGCTGGAAGATCACGGAGATAGGCTTGTTATGTCTCATTCACAGTTAGCTAAGGTATCAGACGAACCCCCCACAACGTATTCCTCCTCTTTCACTCAGTCAGTCAGTGCTGGTCCTTGGAAAAATGGGGAAATTGAGCCTATTTCAGACCATGGAGTTGCTTTCCCAAATGATTCAACACTGCATTTGTCTTGTGAATCATTTACGAGACAAGAGAGAATTGTACCTCATCGGGGTGAAACGCAAAGTACCACCATAACGACAATCCAAAGCGCACAAGGGAACGAAACTCTTAATCCCAAAACCTGCGAACCCGCCGAGATACATCGGGAAGGCAAGGCTGTCGACTCCAAATCCAATCCGCATGCAGCTCTTTCAGAAGAGGAGGCTATCATGGTCGTGGAATTGTTGTTTGCGGTTGTTAATGAGATTTATGGTCTATCTTCAGCCTGGAAATTTCGAAAGCGTTTGTTACATGCAGCCAAAGCCTTTCTTCTCCGCCCAGGGAACCCAAACCTCGAAGCTATTAGGCTGCTTATCCAGGATTCGATCATAAAGGACAATACAACGCATGAAACTTTGGCAGACTACATCAATATGTTGCGCGAATCATGTTTTTCTGCACAAAATAATGGTGAACCTGCCACCCTGCTCACACTAACTGAGAAGGATCGGAAGAAAATGCAGGAAAGGGCTCGAAGTTTATTGATTGAAAACGGCATGCCCTCTGCACTGATTAGTTGCATGGGCAGCAATGCAACAAGTGAGGCTCTTGGGCGGATTTTTGATAGTCTTCAAATAGAATCTGTCGCAAGAGGCTTTGTCTGTGCTGTCCTGCTGCAAGCGCTGAAAGTGATTGTGCAGTGACGGGCTCCAAATGAAAGTATGAGTTTTCAAATGTTTATATTACTCCAGAATCTTTGATCCACCAGAGATGCTAATACTATCAATATCTGCTGATTTCAGGGGCAGATTTTGTGAATAACTGTACTGCTTAGAATACACAATATAACCCCCAATGGTACAGTGGGCTTCAGAGGGGGCCTGATCCCCATCTAAAAGAGCTTCCAAATCCGCCGCAGCAAAACTCCTTTGTGCATAGTACATCTAAATTCTATGTCTGAATCTTTTTTCTCGAAACCAAATGGCCGGGTATAGTCCATGAATATGTGTTGTATCGTGGCGGCCTTGAACCCGAAGCAGCACTTTCATGAAAATTAAGCAAATCAAGCACTTTTATCGCCAAGGCTGATGAAAAGGTCGCGAGTCAATTCAAAGCTGAGCCAGCTACTGGCCATGCTTGGAGCCACTTTCAATAAATTTGGAACGATTCCCTTATACAGTCCTCTAATACCTTCCTGGGTTACAATAACCCTGATAGCGTCCCAAATTGACGTGTATCTGTAGCCCAGGCCCGACATGGTATTGATTTGGAAGCGTCGCCGAAGAACGTCACTGTTTTCAAGTCGCATTAACAATGAGGTTCTCTACATAAATGCGGAGCATACCCAACTTACAACGGATATGTACACGTCTGTGCCACTGCACCGGAGATAGCACCCGCCAACAACTTCCGGTACGGACTTGGATTGGCATCCCCTTCAGGCGTCAAGTACTTCCGGACTGACTCGTAAGTCATAAAGTTCAAACCGACCTATCCAAGAGCAAAATCAGCGGAAGATCAATTGCTTTGGCTGAATCAAAAGGAAAACGTACATAGGGTGCCACTCCAGCAACAGTTGGAACTATCCCTCGATAAAGCGCAATTATACCTCCTTCCGTCCGGTACATGACGCGCATGGTTTGGAACATGCCAGGAAGTTTTCGACCCGGATCATGTTTAAGTTCGGAAAATGACGCAGATTGAATGGATAGCCGGGTTCGAACAATGTCCAAAGGATAAGTGACACTGACGGAAGTAATTCCCGCGAGACCCCCGCATACCAGTCGACTGAAAGGGGTCATTTCACCTCCAGGATATGGTTCCGCAAACTAAGACGGAAGCACATCAGAGGACATTCAATATAGATAGTTGTAGAACTCCACCCCACCTTTTTGTAGATGCTATAGCTTCCAAACTGTACCGCCGAGTAAGGTACGATTCGAATACAGTTTGTCCCATTCCCGCGCATAAACCCTCTCCATCCTTCTTCCTTCCACATCTTGATTAGAGCTTTTGATATGGACAATTTATAGTCGTTTCTACCGGCATTCTGAACCTGGAGGAGAATTTTTAACCGTTCGAGGGGTGAAACAATTGTTCGGGACACTGCGCCAGCCACTCCACCAGCAATGAACGCTGCAACCACGGGGTCCGAGAGGAGATTTCTTGTATCCGCATACCACGAAGTAGGGTTGGTCTGGACCGCTACCTAGTAGCGAATTTAACAAATGCGTTTTGAAGAAGAATCGCCGAAGGAACAGATGGCCTACCTGTGGTGGTAGACTTGACAAGGTACCACTTGATTGCTTTGTAGAACGGTCGGGCGGGGAGCCCTCTTTACCGTCAAGACTCATCGTAGGCGAGCCAAAGGATTTGCGAGGCCTATCACAGAAAGCAGGATATCAGCGAATGACAATAGTCAAATAGGGAAAACAATCACCTTAACCATCAGGTGGTAGTCAGTTGAAGTATACGAAAGCAACCCGCTATCTGTGTAGGGATTGTTGTGAGAAGGGTGGTTTGATCTGGGGGAAGCCGTTGGAGCAATTTGATCTCTGCATCACTAAACTAGCCGTGGACAATGGTAAGCAGCACAGTAAATTTGGTCTAAAATTGCCAGTACATACAAATCAGCATGGAGGTTAAATAGTTAGTTGAGAGCAGAGCAATAATGCTAATAATCAGAGATTTGGTGTTGCAGTCGGATGCGACGCAGAACAGAAACacaaaagagagagagaggtaGTATTCACTGATAAGGTTAGGAGGAGGATTGTTCTAGGATAGAATTGAGAGTTCAGCACaaccaaattgacaatgCCCATACCCCCCCGGTGTTAGAGGAGCAAGATTGGCACTCTTCCTTCCTGCGTTTTTTTCCCGATGCCACTGCTGCAACTGAGAGTGAACCGCTGACCGGGTGCTAATTATCTAAGCAAACCAAGCCTTTCAGCCTCGCTTATATAAGCAAGAATGACTTGTTTGGAAaaggctttttttttcttccttaaCCATCATAACAACCGTCCATCACCAAACGGCCATCATCTTAACCCATCATTCTCTTATCTGCTTTGGCTGTATTTGTGGATTGTGTCGAATTGAGTTTCTTAGATTTTACTCTGGCCACTAGTCTGGTTGTGTGCCAGCTCATATAGCATCTTCTCCTCTTTGCCTCTATCACTCTTAGAATCTCTACATCATGTCTCGCAGTGGTACCACTCTCTATGTCACCGGCTTTGGCCACGGAACTCGTGCACGAGAACTTGCCTACGAATTCGAACGGTACGTCCCATTCGTGGATGCTCTCCTCCATCGATAACCCACGAACGATCCTCTCACTTCCGTCTTCTCTCGAAACGTGATCTTTCGATACAATTTTCTCCTTCCCTTCACCTATCGAGCGCACGTCGTTGCCGACGTCCTGGTCGCCTGCATCCCCTCTTATGAATGCTTCTATCTGACAGCAGCCTCCCACCTGCATATTTCACGTATTATTTGACTCGCTCGTGTCTTACAGCTTGGAACCCTGACCCTGGCCACCTGCAACATAATGTGTACGTAATATATACTGACGACATTCTCAAGATATGGCCGCCTTGTTCGGTGCGATATTCCGGCTCCTCGGACTGCCGCTAGTCGTCTGTAAGTACACTGAACTATGAGTGTGGCCGCCCCAGACATGCTAATATTGTACATAGCTTTGCGTTTGTTGAGTATGAGAGCCGACGCGATGCAGACGATGCTTATCACGAAATGCACAACAAACGTATTGGTCGGGACGATGTTTTGAAGATCGAGGTGAGCTCTAGGCTTTCTTACCCATTTGATCACCCAGTGGCTTATCTCAGTCTAGTGGGCTCGTACACCGCCTTCTGCGTCGTGGCGTTTTGATTCCGGTCGCGATCGACGCCGTGATCGCACTCCACCCCGTCGAGTGCGCTCGCCTTCTCCTCGCCGTGGCAGAGGTGACTATTCTCCCCGCAAGGAAGATCGTCGTGATCGCGATTACGACCGCAGAGATCGCGATCGCTCTCGGAGCCCCGATGACCGTGATCGTGAGCGTGATCGGGACCGCGAGCGTGATCGTGAGCGCGATCGGGACCTCAGAGACGATCGCGATAGGCGAGATGAAGATCGCGAGAATGGGACAAATGGTGATGACAGGAAAGGTAAATCTCTTCACAGAATGATAGCTTTTTAAATTACTATCTCACTAAGCTGCGGACAGTTCCCTTGGATTCTCCCACCCCTGCTCATGACGAGCTAGATACTGCTGAGTAGGTCAAGCCGGTTAAACGGTAGTTGTGCCCTAGTTCCTACCGAGGGTCATTACTCCTGTGCACGCGTCTCTAACCCAATCACCGACTTTGAACGATGATTCAACCATCCTCGGCGCACATTCGTGGAAGGATATTGAAATATTACCGTCGTATCCAATAAAGGTCATGCCCCAGTTTCTTTCCCTATTCGCTTCGAGCAGTCTGTCTCATTCTCCTTTCCTGCGTTTGTTTTTATGTTTGCTTGCCGGTTATTACACGTGGCATATTTCTTCCAAGCCAAAGAGCTCGGTAGTGTAGGTCTTCTCCCATTCGGTGGTATACATTTATTGAAATAGTGATATTTCCGACGGGTTTCTCGCGAAATATCCGTCTTTATCCCTCGCCCGCGGCCCTATCGTCGTCGATGCTTGTTGTCCGTCCTAACTGTCATTCTTTGGGTGTGAATCATCAATGGCGGTTTGTCTTCTTATCTATGTGTTTTTGCTCTGTTTCATCTAGTCGTAGGATTTAATTGTTTTCGGGCTGAAAATTGTCATACCCATGCGTACTGCACATTTCTCTCTAGAGCCGACCTTAGCTGGCCTGCATCACCTCTTTTAGACAGCTCTGGATGGATGTCGAGTCAGTGGGTACTACGTACTTTGTTCTCTGGAGTTACTCTTTGAATCTtccatacagagtacttttAGCCAAAATGCAAAGCACAGCATGGAACCAACTTCCTCTCACAGAGTACAGTCCGAGGAAACCAACAGATACTTCATTGCTTATCTGTTAATCCATACGTTACTTCTGCTACCAAGGGGATCCAACCGACAAAAAATGATTGGCATGATACAAATTTTAATTTAGGTAGCAAAGCCTAGGAATACAAACGTACTCTGCACACCGCTATGTGTGGTAATATTGGCTTTCAACTTGGGATTTATGAAGATGGAGAGATGCTGACAACTCCACAAAATTCCTACTCGCATTCAAAAGCAGAGTCGAGAGAACAGAGTACAGGgtatggagtacatacaCAATAGCCTTTTGTCCTTTTGGGTCCACCAGAGCTAGTTATGGTGACAAATATTAACTAGCGGTTCTCTGCAGTCAGCAAGCCTACTCCAGAGTTTGTCTTGTAAAACATAAAAATATACAGTGTATGGAGTACCAAGTAGTGAAAtctttaatactttgttAACAGGTTATCACTCTGTGTTTTTGTATTTGCTGCAACATCAACAAGTTTGCAAAGTGTTCGGTGGATTACCTGTATGCAAGTTATTGCAGCATTGACCCTGACTTGAATCCACCCAGAGAAAATGGGAACTCCATCAATAGCCTCCATTGGTATCATTGGCAAATCGGTAAACCCATGTCATACTCTTATTTCTGTCATATGGGCGAGATGCTTATGGCTTCATAGGATAATCTCCTCCATATTTCGGTGTTTCCACCTCATGAAAGCGCACAGGTTGAGTTTTCTCTAGCCTTCAATTCATCTCTTGATGTTCTTGAATTGCGCCAACATGACACCTCTGTCGATCAAGATTTTGGGTTACTACATGCCTTGGATGAGAGATTTTCAGTTTATGGCTGGTTGACAAACACCGGCGTAAAATTTTTGATTATTGTTGATTTAGAGGGGAGAGTGGCTGTCCCTGGAAAGTTCGCACCGCTTGCGGGCCTTCGAGAGTCTGATTTGAAGCCGGTAAGACTGTGAACGCAGGCATGAATGGATTAAGATCTAACTATGGTCCAGGCTTTTCGCGCATTACAGACAGCATATATGAAGTTGTTGCAAAATCCATTTTATGATCCAGACAGAAATGATACTGATTGTGGAGAGCCTGCAACCAGTAACATAGGAATCAAAAATCATCATTTCATTGCTGAAGTTAACCGTATTGGTGAATTGTGGGTGCCTGGCATGGTGAATGTTTAAAGCTCTTGGGCCAGTGCATTGCAGAGATCTCCGGTCAAAGAGAACATTACAGCATCCTTCTTTAGTTAATTTGATGCTTTTGCGACATGGCATCGAAGGTCCTCACAGACAGCCAGACCGATGTGACCTGAGGAAAAGAGGTGAACAAGACTTTTTACCTTAAGCAATTGTTGACTGCTTCCTTTCCTGGAATCCAACCAGGAGAGGCTATCATGAAAGTTACGTGTAAAGTACACCCATCCAATACCATATCGAATCCTTTcctttgtactccgtattacACCGTCACTTGCCAACGTGCTCTAGACGGTGACAAAGCAAGCTTGGCCTTGGCTAAATGCCTTAGGTAAGCATGCGTCATTCCATAATAAGACTAGCGTAGGGCTTCGCTCCCACACTCCACATCAAAATCTCTTCGACAAAAACCACGAGGAGTCAGTCTCGATTCCACGGTGGTGTGAGAAACTGCCTAGGAGTGAAAAGTCCGTTTCCGATAGCAGCCATGGGTAGGTTGTGTTGTTCTTTCAAATAATAGGATATTTGCTTGGTGCGATTTTCGACTACTAGAGTAACTGTACGCTGACAATTATTGATCTCATCAGGTATCGATTTGGACCGTCACCATGTCCGCAGCACCCACCGGAAGGCGCCCAAGAGCGACAATGTCTACCTTCAGCTCTTGGTGAAGCTCTATCGCTTCCTTGCCCGTATGCACCTGCAAGTTCTGCATAACCAATTTGGCGCCGCTAACAACGATGTCATCACCGTAGGCCGCACTGATTCTAACTTCAACAAAGTCGTTTTGCGACGCCTCTTCATGTCCCGTATTAACCGTCCTCCAATGTCTCTCTCGCGCTTGGTCTCTATTGTAAAGAAGGACAATTCCGAAGAGTCTATTAGCAACAAGACCATCGTTGTCGTTGGGACCATCACTGATGATGAGCGTCTACTTGTTGTTCCAAAAATGTCGATCGCTGCACTTCGAGTTACCGCCACTGCCAGAGCTAGAATTGAGAAAGCTGGTGGTGAAATCCTTACCTTGGATCAACTCGCGCTCAGAGCTCCAACTGGTGCAAAC includes:
- a CDS encoding uncharacterized protein (EggNog:ENOG410PJVD~COG:S~TransMembrane:2 (o47-78i204-227o)~BUSCO:1591at33183), with protein sequence MAPIEGQDAPLKATVHGSQQSLKTEAQPPTLTNHILSLFSRCNSSSFVAITGGLFACLYVVFGRLALLFIGAVGGAILHAWWEEWNDSPGENKANEALRRRRELGIELAERLMRSDVISMESTPAEHPSVAKIQNGEPDLSTLHPAPAAALEAVVNAVIKDYIRWWYDPILPSETNFPRACRESLVSFIHSVSVHLSRKRPAELFLQFVMNSSSIMIVFLSEISIALGPANANATSVADAINIYLEEFPESGLANIVSIEEQRKRLRVMASELLKNFLDSTAYDCAPVQIFLREIVTGVIFESIIKTCSAPDYINGWIIHLLEGGEPEFINAIDAGLDALDKVSDTQLNPGPTDISPAHGDPDSIITDRESPNPKTRHNLATTVLTGSDPMGVPSTDESGKAHCRNQSINGMVSPENTVVQHEKMGNHSEALCQATSATLDSGEGVSSGIIRLPTFTTIEGASVSPGSMDGCHISKASNGTSPLIQNRGHTPSAEALAATPSAAKLLHASISILEDFATHDDGIMRSKPTTEYLVQVEPKCSHLSGWMIARQYTDFESLHETLRRISVVSGVTQFSMRHPNLPDWKNRNAEDLRGLLENYLQDALHHEALAESEGLKRFFEKGLGAGFPSISVPTRIGSVFRNPAVLENMGKGVLGVISTAPKGVAEGGKAVLGGVSGFFGSTASGAKRRRAESPTSRSRPEFEETIADHAKSAITESHWDRSSRPELEDHGDRLVMSHSQLAKVSDEPPTTYSSSFTQSVSAGPWKNGEIEPISDHGVAFPNDSTLHLSCESFTRQERIVPHRGETQSTTITTIQSAQGNETLNPKTCEPAEIHREGKAVDSKSNPHAALSEEEAIMVVELLFAVVNEIYGLSSAWKFRKRLLHAAKAFLLRPGNPNLEAIRLLIQDSIIKDNTTHETLADYINMLRESCFSAQNNGEPATLLTLTEKDRKKMQERARSLLIENGMPSALISCMGSNATSEALGRIFDSLQIESVARGFVCAVLLQALKVIVQ
- a CDS encoding uncharacterized protein (EggNog:ENOG410PFMQ~COG:C~BUSCO:9269at33183), producing MSLDGKEGSPPDRSTKQSSGTLSSLPPQVAVQTNPTSWYADTRNLLSDPVVAAFIAGGVAGAVSRTIVSPLERLKILLQVQNAGRNDYKLSISKALIKMWKEEGWRGFMRGNGTNCIRIVPYSAVQFGSYSIYKKFAEPYPGGEMTPFSRLVCGGLAGITSVSVTYPLDIVRTRLSIQSASFSELKHDPGRKLPGMFQTMRVMYRTEGGIIALYRGIVPTVAGVAPYVGLNFMTYESVRKYLTPEGDANPSPYRKLLAGAISGAVAQTCTYPFDVLRRRFQINTMSGLGYRYTSIWDAIRVIVTQEGIRGLYKGIVPNLLKVAPSMASSWLSFELTRDLFISLGDKSA
- a CDS encoding uncharacterized protein (EggNog:ENOG410PQ6I~COG:A~BUSCO:16013at33183), which gives rise to MSRSGTTLYVTGFGHGTRARELAYEFERYGRLVRCDIPAPRTAASRLFAFVEYESRRDADDAYHEMHNKRIGRDDVLKIEWARTPPSASWRFDSGRDRRRDRTPPRRVRSPSPRRGRGDYSPRKEDRRDRDYDRRDRDRSRSPDDRDRERDRDRERDRERDRDLRDDRDRRDEDRENGTNGDDRKVPLDSPTPAHDELDTAE
- a CDS encoding uncharacterized protein (EggNog:ENOG410PQJE~COG:U~BUSCO:15895at33183), which encodes MGTPSIASIGIIGKSDNLLHISVFPPHESAQVEFSLAFNSSLDVLELRQHDTSVDQDFGLLHALDERFSVYGWLTNTGVKFLIIVDLEGRVAVPGKFAPLAGLRESDLKPAFRALQTAYMKLLQNPFYDPDRNDTDCGEPATSNIGIKNHHFIAEVNRIGELWVPGMVNV
- a CDS encoding uncharacterized protein (EggNog:ENOG410PMXF~COG:J~BUSCO:14930at33183); translation: MGIDLDRHHVRSTHRKAPKSDNVYLQLLVKLYRFLARRTDSNFNKVVLRRLFMSRINRPPMSLSRLVSIVKKDNSEESISNKTIVVVGTITDDERLLVVPKMSIAALRVTATARARIEKAGGEILTLDQLALRAPTGANTILLRGKKNAREAVKHFGFGPHSGKKPKVASKGRKFERARGRRRSRGFKV